Below is a genomic region from Brevinematales bacterium.
CATCGGCCCGGGATCGATACCGAATAACGGAAGCAGGGCGGTACTGCCCCATGTGTTCAACGGGACGACAGCGAAGGCGACGAGAAACCAGACGGGATTAGCGCGAACCTTCAACAATCGCGAAAAAAGTTTCCCGATCGCGCCAGGACCGTCGGCGATACGGCTGATAACCAGCGATGCGACAAACGGGCCGAAACCTCCCAATGTGATAAACAGGAACGCGACCGGAGGAAGCTCGCCCGTACCGATACCGGATGGCGCGATCATATAAAGCCACACCCACCAGCCATACGACCAAAGCATGGTGAGGGCGAAATACGAGATAACCGGATATTTTTTTATCCAAGCGGACATCTAGGCCTCCATAAGGATTATTTTATTGATAAAGAAGCGGATATGCTCCTCAGAGCGCTTTTCGACCTCCGAGGTATCCCATCCGTAAGCGGAAAGTACGAGGTACTCGAGATGGATCGCGCGCCCGGAATAGAAAAATTCATGCGCGAGAAGCTCCGGGTCGTGACGCGGGATTTTTTTATGCTCGATCATTTTTGAAAATATCAGCGTTCCCATACGGAAGGTTCGCCCGGTTTCCTGTAAAATCGCCTCGCCCGCGCGCGGGTCGCGATACTGCTCCATCGAAATAATTCTCCAGAGCAGGCCTTCGAGGGTCGAGACCGAGTCGCGATAGTACTGCTTACTGCTTGACAGCCAGAACTCGACGGGATCGGCCGCACGGACGCGCGCGTCGATCATGTCCTCTGACGGCGTACCGGCGTTCATTCCGTCGGCGAACCGGCGGTAGACCTCGACAAGCAGGGCGTCTTTGGAGGGGTAATGATTATAGAATGAGCTTTCCTTGATGCCGACCGCGCGGCAGATGTCCCTGACCGAAACGCCGTTATATCCGTCCTTCGAGAACAGTTCGGCGGCGCGCAGGAACAGACGTTCCTTAGTGGGGATCAGGATCGAATCGTCTAAAGTTTCCGGCAAGAGCCCTCCTTTTAGGGGTGCGAGCTAACGTTCGTTCGTTCTTCCACCCGGCTTTATTTTACCATATCCTTTCCTCCTTGTCAAATCCCGCAATATGTCGATCGCTTGCCTCAACAATAATGATGCGGAACAGCGTTTCACCACCGTTCCGCATATATTCTCACTGAAGTAGGAGGGGTTTAATACTTATAGACCCAGTATCGCCTGATAGCGGTCTGATACCTCGCCCGCGGGCATCATGTAATTATACAGGTTGACCGTATCGATTATCCCGTCGAACCCGAAATTAAAATAGGTCGTATTGTAGATATTGGTAATCTGCGCTCCGATCACGACCGGAGCGTCGTTCGTGCGAATCTCGCCCAGACCGTGCGCTTTACTTGCCTGAAGCACGCCGTTCACATACAGGCACATATTCGTCGTGTCCCATGTTCCGACGATATGATACCATGTATCGTTCAGCAGCGCGTATGTCCCATGCACCTCGGTCGCGCCGCCGCTCATCCCGTTCAGGTAAAGATACGGCACGGACGTAGTCCAGAGTTGGAGGCTATAGCATTCGTCGGAAAAATCGGTAAGAATTCCCTTGTGGACTATTCCCGCGAATGAAACGAACGCGTCCATTTTAATCAGAGCCTCGACAGTGCCCTGAATACCGAGCGCATTATTTGAAGATGCGGGAACCGT
It encodes:
- a CDS encoding TetR/AcrR family transcriptional regulator produces the protein MPETLDDSILIPTKERLFLRAAELFSKDGYNGVSVRDICRAVGIKESSFYNHYPSKDALLVEVYRRFADGMNAGTPSEDMIDARVRAADPVEFWLSSSKQYYRDSVSTLEGLLWRIISMEQYRDPRAGEAILQETGRTFRMGTLIFSKMIEHKKIPRHDPELLAHEFFYSGRAIHLEYLVLSAYGWDTSEVEKRSEEHIRFFINKIILMEA